The sequence tccatcctcaccacttagatggttggcagtcctcaactgtgcgtttttccaggaactttctgcctcgcacagctaaattgtggaatgaactgtcgcctgcggtatttccggaccgatacgaccttcaaaccttcaagaaaagagcgtactcccatcttaaaggccggcaacgcacttacaacccctctggtgttgcaggtgtccatgggcggcggtaatcgcttaccatcaggtgatccgtctgctcgtttgcctcctctaccataaaaaaaaaagaaatagaaacagtaagccaattacaagtttccacaggtagaTAACAgatatatcactattgtatacaatacattttctacgagtcatctaaaacaatactttttgtactataaaacctaaataattaatgaaaatagaaTTTTTGAATACAGAAGACATACACGCGCGTTGAATGAATATGCTCATGAAATAGTTGCTCGTTTATGTTATTCCTATGGGAGAGCAGCGGCATGTGATGGGATGGGTCAAATTCTTTATAGttaactacagcgtatcgaaatgaatattatattgaGTTGGgaacccatacatgaaaagtactcgattatagtttggtatacgaaatcttaattcaaacaCTACAGTCGAAGAGTAgaaaatttaattgtaattaaggGTCTGTGTAACACTTTTTACCAACCAATTTAATAGGTAACGTAAAAGTGAAGTACCTACCCAGATTATAAGTTAGTGAACACAATGTGAAATAgatattctaattaaataaaacatttggcAACCTAATTTAGGGTCATTAGGGTTTAGTGGCCTGCGGCGAGGTGCGAACGCCTCATGACATCAGACCCGCAAAAACTACAATAAAGGAGTAAAAAACAGATCGCGGGCGCCGATTAGCTGACCACGGTCCGCAGGACAGGCAGAGGATCCCACAATTGAAATGTTAGGAATAAATGGtcaatatgtttaaataatatgtcCTTAAGTAGCAAAATTAGTCATGCATATATTGTCATCAGGTGCCAATTTCACCAACTTGACAATTGACACCTGACACTTACAATATGGGTCGGTAAAGTACCAACGATATGCGTGAACGTTTAAATACTTGTTGGACAATCAATGTACGAtgcattttcaataaaatatatttgttggGCCATCAATATACGGTGAATTATCAATGTCAGGTCAGGCGACAATTGTCAGCGTGGTGAAACAGGGGCCGGTTCGTCGGTTTCAGTTATTTGAAAATCGAAATCTTTAAGTAGATAAAATTAACTAGATCCTAAAGTCAGTCCTTGCGTAACCCCAATTAAATCTGATTAAGGTCAGTGGAAATGTAGTATTTTTATCGAGATCTAATGACAAGAATTTACCAAGTTACGGAGGTACCTATTCGTGGCCTAAAGTctcattttacaaaatattttagtacACACCTATAATACTTAAAGTAGAAAAGATAGTGTGTGAGGTGCTCGTTTACCGTATTTAATTACCGCGGGGTCCCTGCCAATCTGAAGTTAACAATTTGTAGCGGTGATTCACATCACCAGGGGTCTGCAACCATTTGAAGCAAAACTTTTAATTACCTTTTAAACTATAAGCTTTAATCTAAAATATCTCAGTTGCGTTCAGTAGCTTTTCGTATCGCGTGGCTTTTGTATCAGAATCAGAACATTTATTTGCTTTCATGTAACAAACATACACATgcaaatacaattataaaatatactctGAAGTACTTACATGCTAAAATTGATTATTCTAAGGTTAAGGAAAGTTATGCATTATGAatcatgttataaaaataacaattgacaATGACACCTAACAGCGAACGGTGCATGACATTCGATTGATTAGAATgcgttattgttattatattgtaagttATTACTAATTATAATAAGCTTGGAAATTTTTGGTTTGGGACTACTACGTTTATTTGGGTTATTTGGATACAtttataaaagtacctacctacagaaAAGGATTTATAACAGATTTATTGAACCTGTAGCTATTACTACAAATTATTACGAGTATCGGTATACTGGAGTTACTTTGAATCGCGGGGTGTTTGAAGAATGTTTATTAACCATCGATTTTTAAACTATAGggatttaaatttgtttttgaaaGCTTTCATCAtgtatttttgttaatgttgctaagaacatcatcatcatcatcataacatTCTTAAGCTTGCGTTAAAAAATCAACTCCTTGTTTCTCAAAAGTCGATCATCAATGTTTCCCCGCGGTCCTAAGTACGGTTCCCACCTACATTAATAGAtactattattttgtaattgaaTCCATCATTGGAGTAGTTGCCGACTCCTGCATCATGCCTGACGAATCAAAGCCTTTGTGTACCGTATCATTTTTGTTGTGGTCCCGCGCGCCGCCACACAACCTCGCGCCCAAGAGGCCTAATGACAGACGGGAACGAATGCAGGCTTGCGTCATATAATGCAGCATGATCGCGGAAGTATTTATCTTGTTCGGCGGTTTTGTGCTTAAATGGACTGTTCAGGCTCAGTTTGGAAGTAAGTAGagctgttttaatttattttagttttgttttagagactcgagtttaattttcaattattctAAAGATGTTGTTATCAATACAACCTAGATAACGGTTACTTTTGCACTAAgtatggtataaaaaaataacataatcgGTAACGTACGGCCAATGTCTTTTATATAAagtggtccttcgagccggatagGTTGTTCTTATTATTAATTACCCTGCATCAACGCTGTTTGTACTATTATTTTTCACCCAATGACGCAAATTTCAACCATGCCTTTAAATTAAACTGCAATCAAATTTATATGCAAGGGGCGGGGGTACATATGATAAACCTGAAATCCAAATTAATccaagaaataaaatgtttattttattattattatagtaaatgcatttttaatttagttcatTTCAGCCAGACCAGAGCCCTAGAATCCCTAGATCAAACGTGCATTAAACGACATTTAGCAGTGATGACAGATCATGCGCATGCGACCAATAATTTGCACAACACAATATATACGCAGCCTCGATTAGTCGGCGTAGTGAACATGATTATTATCTGAAGCAAGGACGAAATCATACATGCaatatttacatagaaaaaataaaaatcagtatcttaatttacttttatgttaggtacctattttatgttatatatttacttatatgtgTTTTATGCCCATTGCAAGGTGAGGTGAACTTGTTTATAAACAACTTCAAGTGATCAATCGGTGATCACAAGAAACTATCCTGTTGATTTATTTCATCTTTCCGACGGAAAAGTCTTAAACTAAAGCATAATTTCTATCTATCACTAAACTAAATCAAAAAAATCATCGACATACCAATCTTTAGTTTTTTTGTATCAAAATTTAACTCCACTGTTTCGCAAGATCAAGATTTCTATAGGTACTTAACTACGATAGAGATCAATAAGGTAAGACCAAATGTCGCTgaaaattaataattcaatatcACGCAGTAGCATTATtaaatttgatgttttattttgtttacacaACTCGGTAGTCAAAATACTGCTTTGCTACTGTAACTACGATATCGACGGCTCATCAACATTATGTATGACACTATACCATCATGTCCACCATTGCCAGTTCTGTCGAATTGTACATTTTACATTGTCCGTGTTGTAGAGAGCATGTTGtggtgttattattttttaggtaTACAAAAATGTAGGTACAAGTATGACTGGTggaaaataatagtaaaaacttATACAAATAGTATAATAATGTTACTTTGCTTCGTTTTCAGGCATATCCATAGGTGTGGAAATGGGAGACGAAAGAAATAATGACGCCACATTTGATTTTAAGGTAAATGGATAATTTAAGCTAAGTTAATTGACAATGTTATTAGtcaaatacctaataaaaacaggatcgttaattttgtattttctttcagGGGCCATGCCCACCAAACACCACATGCGTGCCTATCAGCATATGTCCACTGCTGGGAGATCTGATGGACTTCTCCTGCTTCTCATCAGACAAGTTAGTTTTTTTTGCGCCAATATTGTATCGTTTTTCTACACTTTAATTAAGAAATCTTGGCCATGTTAAGCCCTACTTTGAGGAATGCAGCATAGTGGTACCtataaatgtaagaaaatttGTGTACGGCGATATAAGGTATCAAAGCTGCCAGTAAACATTTTCGGCCAAAGTTATAACAAATCGTTAATTTAAATGTTGACCAATTCCTCAGATACTTCCACCGTCTGAACGAGCTGACGTGTGGCCAGTTGAACGGCGAGGACTATGTCTGCTGCCCGTCTTGTGACTGCGGCAAGGTGTACCAGGACGGTACTGAAAAATGCGGGCGAAGCATGGTCCAGGGCGTCGGATATAAGGGGTTAGGGGCACACCCATGGGTAGCGAGGATTGGTTTCACGCGTAAGTTATCAAAACGTTTGACGCGAGGTCCAAAACAAGACATGTCTGGCTTGTCTTATTATCCCAAAACAAGTGTGCCTGTGGTCCAACGCAGCATTATTTCTATATAAAGTGTGCCTCTTGCTGCCTGACTTCGGTATGCAGCTATACAAAACCACAACCAAAAAGTGCAGGCTCAGCAGTCAAAAAGTCTAGAATCGCATCCGTACGGTGCATTTTGCCAGGATTAAAGTTACCTTTACGTAAATTGCAAATTCATCATCATATCCACATCGTATAATGTGTATTGTTGTTAATTTCAGAGAAAGAAAGTGGCATTGTAAGGTTTGCCTGCAGCGGCTCTATCATATCAAAACGGGTGGTCCTCACAGCTGCTCATTGCGCATTGGCCAAGCCTGAGGGGTACAAACTGTAAGTTTCAACGTCTGTACCGTCATCTATGAAACTGTAATCATGTCGCGAAATAACCTCGTTTCCTACAAACAGATGCAAAAGGTACACATgacaaaccaaaccaaaccacATTATATCTCCCGCCCATACGCTGGCCTTATCCAATGCATCCTTGACATTTTGTCCATCTTTATGCCTGTAATCACCTTAATTCATGGTCGCTCCTCAAAAACCTTTCAGTCTTAAATAAGTAGcaatgaattttattatttacacgaTCCCCACAACCTGAGCTATGTCAAGCTAGGTCCATCCGTGACTCGAAAAACCTTCCGATTTATAGGTCAACAGTGGTGGTGGGGGAGTATGATACAGCCCGCAGCCCCGATTGCAGCGAGTTCTTCTGCGCGCCACCCGCGCAGGCAATCAAAGTGGAGAACGTGGTAGTGCATCCCGGGTATGAGAAGAAGATCTTCCGACATGATATCGCGCTCATTGTGCTCCAAGAAGACATTAAGTATTCTGGTAAGTGACACTCCAAGACCGCGCTTGATAGCCAAAAGGTCAGATTATTATGTGACCTACCGTCTCGCATTTAGCTATATGTAGTGCCTTAAAACCTCCTTGACCTCCTGACCAAAGTATTCATTATAGTGTAAACCCTAAACGGAAAACCTAACCAGCAAGTAGCGAAATTTAACCTCTACAGATACTCTACAGGCTACAGTGGTATACCTAAACTGAAAGTCAAagacgtagtgattatatgctctttggtcaaAGTGAAGCCTAGTTTGAATTTTCTAAAAGTTGCGCACGTTGCGCATATAGCATTAAAAAGTTCCGTATGCGATATACATGCCATGTGCTATAAGAGTATGAAAACTCACAGAAAAATACTTTATGTTTGGTAAACTATTGAAAGCTAAATGACAGTCTGTCAACAAACCTAAAAACACCAAACAATGTAACAAGCAACACAAAATTCTAATCATATCAAAACTTAAGTGTAATCTATTAACAATGAGACAAACAAAAGTGAACAAGCTCGTACagaaatttaacttaattttaaaagatGTAAAAATCATAGTCACAGAACGGGTTCCAAGCATAATAAAGAAAGCCGCAGTGGACGTCGCGTTGTTTACAGAACAGGGAAGGAACAATAGAGAACGGAGGAGAACAGTACGCAGAACCAGaagattttaaaagtaattttaaccCCAATTCTACCCCTCT is a genomic window of Cydia pomonella isolate Wapato2018A chromosome 15, ilCydPomo1, whole genome shotgun sequence containing:
- the LOC133525929 gene encoding chymotrypsin-like protease CTRL-1 isoform X2, which gives rise to MIAEVFILFGGFVLKWTVQAQFGSISIGVEMGDERNNDATFDFKGPCPPNTTCVPISICPLLGDLMDFSCFSSDKYFHRLNELTCGQLNGEDYVCCPSCDCGKVYQDGTEKCGRSMVQGVGYKGLGAHPWVARIGFTQKESGIVRFACSGSIISKRVVLTAAHCALAKPEGYKLSTVVVGEYDTARSPDCSEFFCAPPAQAIKVENVVVHPGYEKKIFRHDIALIVLQEDIKYSVSVAPICLNDKPEVVIDERALLVGWGKLSGQNNLVTRQQQLEVPLVSLSMCERVFGDSVPIQEGELCAGGEEGRDACSGFGGAPLLLSRDGQYYQVGIVSFGSENCGSEGVPSVYTNIAHYHKWIVDNSPS
- the LOC133525929 gene encoding chymotrypsin-like protease CTRL-1 isoform X1; protein product: MLWCYYFLGIQKCISIGVEMGDERNNDATFDFKGPCPPNTTCVPISICPLLGDLMDFSCFSSDKYFHRLNELTCGQLNGEDYVCCPSCDCGKVYQDGTEKCGRSMVQGVGYKGLGAHPWVARIGFTQKESGIVRFACSGSIISKRVVLTAAHCALAKPEGYKLSTVVVGEYDTARSPDCSEFFCAPPAQAIKVENVVVHPGYEKKIFRHDIALIVLQEDIKYSVSVAPICLNDKPEVVIDERALLVGWGKLSGQNNLVTRQQQLEVPLVSLSMCERVFGDSVPIQEGELCAGGEEGRDACSGFGGAPLLLSRDGQYYQVGIVSFGSENCGSEGVPSVYTNIAHYHKWIVDNSPS